DNA from Palaemon carinicauda isolate YSFRI2023 chromosome 26, ASM3689809v2, whole genome shotgun sequence:
atatatatatatatatatatatttatatatatatatatatatatatatatatatatatatatatatatatatatttatatatataagtataatatatatatatatatatatatatatatatatatatatatatatatatatatatatatatatatatatatatatatatatatatacatatacacatgtacacacacacacatatatatatatatatatatatatatatatatatatatatatatatatatatatatatatatatatatttatatatatatatatatatatatatatatatatatatatatatatatatatttatatatatatataaatatatatgtatatatatatacatatatatatatatatatatatatatatatatatatatatatatatatatatatatatatatatatatatatatatatatatatacatatatatacatatacatatatatatatatatatatatatatatatatatatatatatatatatatatatatatatatatatatatatatatatatatatatatatatataattcactatgGCGGCCACGATCAACAATGTTTTGCAAACTATCAATTAAAAGTTTagtgatgatgctaagaaaagaccccaCTATATATTTTACTTGTCAGCTACTGAATGGTTcacatttttcttaatatttataacACCAATAGCATGTCTTTCAAGACACTGAAAAAGTGTAAAATTTCAATCGTGTATTTTCTAACTtcctaaaattattgaaattagccAACGCAAATGACTTACATTAACGTTATGGAGACGACGAATTATTCAGCAACTACTATTCAATCGGAATATTTGATGTGTTATCCAGCCTAAAGAGTAAATGTAATATCTGGAAACTGTTTGTgaactttgtatatgtatatactcattacatatatttgtaaatcATTTAGCATCTTGATAGAATCTCACATATAACTGCAATTGACTTTATGGAGatacttttattctttatctttCAGGTCATCGTCATCTTCTACGCCGCCATCATCATCCTTCTCGTGGGGACGAACCTCCACCGCCTTCGCCTGCGTCGTCGAAATCGACCTCATCACTGTCATCCTCTCCCAGTTGACACATCAGCCAGTGCCGACGTCTCGCTGTCGATCTTCTCCTCCTCTTCGACAGATAATCCAGGGCCTGTGTCAACCACTGTCATCAGGGAGAAGAACAATTGGGGAGAGTATGAAGATGCTGCGGTTGTGTGATGCTGGACGTTCTGGGGACATAGGCCTAGGTTCAGATGGTGGACTTTATTGTGCCTTGCTGGAAAAGAATTAAGGAACTTGTAAGTGTTAATTCAACCCCAAGAAGTGTGTGTGTGGATTAAGAGTGTTAAAGGTGTTCAGGTGGTGGTTTTTAAGATAGGGATTGCGTCTCTGAAAGTTCTTGAGAGCCAATCatctaaaaaatacattttatctaAACTCAGCTAAACAGAGTCAGGGAAATAAACTTGGAACCAAATCTTGCTACAATACCTACAAAGTTCCTATAAAACGACTACTGAAAAAGGTCGGATATTAGGTGAAATAATAGAAGTTCTGTcctaattgtgaaaaaaaaaaaaaaaaaaaaaaaaaaacaatcttgtcGTCCGGTAAGTACTTGTGGAAGAAATATATTCCAAATTATTCGATAGAAGTGATTGTGAAAAAATTGTATTACAAATTTCTTTCTAAAAGGGAGTTTAGAAAAAGGAAATATAACATAATACGAGTAGGAAATTGTCGTAAAGGCAATGAGTAGCGGAATAAACTTGATAACTGTTTCTGTAAAAGGTATTGTTTGTGACGGAAAATTGTAACTGCTTACAGTTGAGGAATATTTGGGGAAGAGAAGTACAGTACTACAAATTATGCGTTTGAAGGATATTTAAACGAAACGTCGAAAACATTATTTTTTGAGGAATTGTTGAAGAAGCATTTTACCGAGTATTCCTTAGAATTGTTAGTGAATGGAATTTCTTAATCAGATTTGCATTGGAAGTATTTGTAAAATATAAGGTTTGCATCATATATACCGGAAGAGTTTCCAAAGGAATAGTTTTACATTGTATGTTTTTGAAGCGCTTTCGAGGTGTTTGCTGAAATGGGGGAAGTTTTATAATCCCCATCTTTAGTATTACATAATGCAGAATTAAAATTCTGAAGTGATTCAGTTGGATGAAATCTTTGAAAACTTTTCATCAATGTAAATATGGGCGAATGTCACTGTTCCAACGTTCGTTTTTGGTGATAATCATCAATTTTGAAATATGTGTATAAACTCAATTCTTATAATGCAATGAAAACGCCAGTATTAAGCAAATCTATCATATAAGAAAGTATTTGTgaagtaaattaaataaataatgatgGTGCTTTGGATCTCTCTTTGAAGAAGAGTTTTCAATAGACACTTGTAGTTGTCTACCTGTAAATAtagctaataattataaaattctaaataacttttttccttttagataaaaaatcaaaatagtatTTATGTTTCTGACAAGAATTACACTGAACGTGACATGCCAAGATATAGttctaaacatatatatttatagaggtaTCGGATACGTcccacaaaaataatataaaaatccttatAAGTTGGAATATTTATTCTGTAATTAATATGAATCATTTATAAAAtagtactatacatatatatatatatatatatatatatatatatatatatatatatatatatatatatatatatatatatatatgtaaatatatacacacacacacacacacacacacacatatatatatatatatatatatatatatatatatatatatatatatatatatatatatatatatatatatataatatgtatgtaaatatacacacacacacacacacacacacacacacacatatatatatatatatatatatatatatatatatatatatatatatatatatatatatatatatatatatatatatatatatatatatatgtgtgtgtgtgtgtgtgtgtgtgtgtgtgtgtatgtatgtgtatatatatatatatatatatatatatatatatatatatatatatatatatatatatatatatatatatatatatacacacacacacacacacacacacacacatatatatatatatatatatatatatatatatatatatatatatatatatatatatatatatatatatatacatagaccacAATGACCTTTAATAGAGAATTCTATATTGGTAATGTATATCCACTACAACTCATTTTATGGTgatagcttctggctgggaagaGATTCGAACCACTGCCTATTCAGCATaaaaccatgcctacgaggactctactaactgagccctcaagagatatataagtttatgacaagccgTTGATTGGCAagaatgttagtgatatattttcatcacacacacacacacacacatatatatatatatatatatatatatatatatatatatatatatatatatatatatatatatgtgtgtgtgtgtgtgtgtgtgtgtgtgtgtgtatatatatatatatagttctgtacACATTAATGAAATTCACCTTTGTAAACAAGCATTCTTATCAAATCCGAGGTGATGGTTTGTCAAAGCCGCTTTCGTAacttcattttgaaatatatatctcaGAAAATAATATGCCTAGAAATTATTAACTCAAGGGATATTTTTAGGCAACATGGATAATAATAAGTTTTTCGTGCAATCAAGAACAGACAAGGAAATGCCCATCTTCGCTGAAATAATACAATATCCATATAATAGacaacaatgattttttttatttagaacttTAGAATTATTTTTCTTGGATAAGGGAAAAAAAAGATGGTTCTAATAAATTGTATCATATAAGGTTTTTTCTCCTTACGATTTTTGCTTTGTTTTTCTTGAGCAATTGAACAATTGAAATTGAGAAGGATTATACATAAGATATCCATGACAAAGTCACATCTTGAATGTCCTCTCTGTCCCATGCAAAGTAAATCTTTCAATTTTTATGGAAAATGATACTTAACTCTAAAAAACATACTATTGACCATCACAAAAACAAGTAAATAAGGCTATTGACACAAAGATCGAATGCTAATTAGTATCTAAAGGTATATTATCAATCAATCATGGAAAGTGCCTAActattaatttctaaaatatattgggaataataaaattttccattcgcatctaaattataaaatatagtttaattTTATTTGACAATACATAAAGATCATTGGAGgttaaggttaaaaaaaaggtttttaCTTCAATGGTGCTAggatatatatcaacaaaaaactCTAACATATATGTACCTGCTCTTAAGTGCCATAAATATTTCTTGGGAAGATATAGAGGGATATGTCAAAACGAAGATAGATATAGGCaagaacaaacacacgcacacagacaaacacatagactcacacacacacgtatatatatatatatatatatatatatatatatatatatatatatatatatatatatatatatatatatatatatatatatatatatatgaatatatctatatatatatatatatatatatatacatatatatataaatatatatatatatatatatatatatatatatatatatatatatatatacatatatatatatatatatatatatatatatatatatatatatatatatatatatatatatatatatatatacctatatatatatatatatatatatatatatatatatatatatatatatatatatatatacatatatatatatatatatatatatatatatgtatatatatatatatataaatatataaagaaatatatatatatatatatatatatatatatatatatatatatatatatatatatatatatatatatgtatatatatagatagatagatagattggtatataaatattaatatgtatatatatatatatatatatatatatatatatatatatatatatatatatatcatatatcatacataagaatatatatatatatatatatatatatatatatatatatatatatatatatatatatatatatatatatatatatatatatatatatatatatatatatatatatcatatatcatacataagaatatatatatatatatatatatatatatatatatatatatatatatatatatatatatatatatatatatatatatatatatatatatatatatataaacattattgccCGAAGGAGGAAATTAAGACTTGATTGGAGATAGTACTATCCTCCATTAGGGACACTAAGTAACAGCATCAATCAAgtcttttaaatttaaatttcgtGGCAATAAAACACATATCATCCTCATCAAATATCAATTTTCTTGATTATCACTAACACCCACACAAAAATATTCACactcacacacgtgcacacacacatgtgcacacatttacatgcacacacaaacacacgcacgcatatatatatatatatatatatatatatatatatatatatatatatatatatatatatatatatatatatatatatctaccccctagtttgcaatttggttttcgtaaaggccttggagcatgtgatgcccttcttacaatctccaatgctgtacagaaatcccttgattgtggtcgggaagttcgtatgattggccttgattttagtgctgcctttgactgtgttaatcatgaggcccttgttttcaaactaaaacagttgggagtgggtgggtcgtttcttagcattattattaattttttaagtaatagatctcaaagagttgttgttgatgggcaccatagtgattatagtaatgtgatatccggtgttccacagggtagtgttcttggcctattacctttcatactatatacacatgacatgtggtttggcctagaaaactagcgtgttgcatatgcagatgatgctactctctttacatcaattaaatcccctgaatgtaaatctagggttggtgaatcccttaatagagatttagctagaattagagcaaggtgcaaattatggggtatggagatgaatcttaacaaaactcaaagtatgattgtaaataggtcaaggacggtggctccttaacatctggatctcagtattgataatgtttctttaaatatgtaagactctttcaaaattttaggtgtgattctcgacaataaatttacttttgagaaacatataaggtctgtgtcatcttcaattgcacaaaaaataggcttattgagaaagtctttcaagattttcggtgatcaatctattctgaagaagtgttttaattctttcattctaccttgttttgagtattgttctcctgtctggtcttcagctgctgattctcatcttaatttgttggacagaaacttacggtctattaaatttcttattcctgatctagatattaatctctggcaccgtcattcaattagttcattatgcatgttgcataagatttttcataaatctgaccatcctctacattcagatcttcctggacaattctatcctgttcgtaatactaggcaggcagttaattctaatagccaggccttctccatcattaggctcaatactacgcagtactctagaagttttattccagctgttaccaagttgtagaatgatcttcctaatcgagtggttgaatcagtagaacttcaaaagttcaaagttggagcaaatgcttttttgttgaccagggggacatgagtatttttatagtttatttatgacatatttgtatttgatgttgttaacagtttatatatgacatgtctgttttgacgttgttacttattttagaataatttattgttaatttgttctcttcatttatttatttccttatttcctttcctcactgggctatttttccctgttggagcccctgggcttatagcatcttggtttttcaactagggttgtagcttggatagtaataataataataatatatatatatatatatatatatatatatatatatatatatatatatatatatatatatatatatatctatagatgtatatatatatatgtgtatatatatatatacatatatatatatatatatatatatatatatatatatatatatatatatatatatatatatatatatatatatatatatatatatatatatatatatatatatatgtgtgtgtgtgtgtgtctgtgtgtgtgcgtgtatgtttatgtatacatactatatatatatatatatatatatatatatatatatatatatatatatatatatatatatatatatatatatatatatatatatacatatatatataattcatatacatataaaatatgtttatatatatgaatatatatatatatatatatatatatatatatatatatatatatatatatatatatatatatatatatgtatatatataattatatatatatatatatatatatatatatatatatatatatatatatatatatatatatatatatatatatatatatatatatatatataaattatgtacacatactttttttatatttgtatacataaccTAATAAAGAGTGACGAACCTTGAAAAAAACTAAGTGTATAAGATTTTTAAATGTATGAATGTTGTTATATCGTAAATGCCTGTAAATATAAAGTGAATAAGTGTAGTGTACAAAGAAGAGCAAacgttttttatataataaaatcaaaataataacctTAAATGGTTCTTGCTCCCAATGTTTATGATAAACAGCTGGTGGATGTTCAGCGTCACGAAAGTTAATACGAAATACTAAAATGGTattatagtactgttacggcatgTTTTCATATGTTCATATCTCTTGAATAAATCTAaactattttacatatatatatatacacacatatgaatatatatatatatatatatatatatatatatatatatatatatatatatatatatatatatatatatatatatatatatatatatatatatatatatatatatatatatatatatatacacacacacattttaataGCTGGTTTCATCGAAAATCATTATTTGTGTCTCCCCATCTAGCTGTTAATGTTgcaatataatttcaatatttattacaTAATATTTAAGGCATTTTTtcactttcttatttcatttatttatgtattgcgATTCCTATTTCGAAATGTCCTTTGCTTTATTAATTTTTCCAAAGATTAGATAAAGCTCTATCTTCTCTTTATTCATATTCCAATTTTACCCATTTCCATTAATTATTTTTGTGCTGTTATACAACATCTGAGTGTTTTCATGATATATGTTAGAGACACACTTGAACTAGAGAATTGCCCAAATGACAAgaaaaatcattttaattttttccgaTGCCTGTATTGATGTCTGAATTTAACCAGTTATTTGCCATTTGAAAAacctgatgaataaaattatacAGAAATATATGGATGTTTTTTAATCCTTTAGGTGATATTCAATCAAAAGtgcttgattattatttattttaccgGATTTCATCTCTATTGACACATATAATTGATGAACTAAACCCGTCCGTAgacaatatacataaaaaaaaaatgtcatcttgAAAGATAGTTATTTCTCTGAAATTCAAATGATCTATTAGAATGACATAGCTCCTAGAAAAGTTATAATTTTACACTAACATCCTCCAAGAGCACATTCCGCAAAATTTTCTATTCTCCACAATATCTATACTTCATTTATGGTTATAATTCCACTTCTACTAATATCAGTCTAGTAACGTAAATAGGATTATGGAAACCAGAGTATTCCCCATTGATTAAAGGTAAAAGTAATTCTCAGCAGTAGCATTCAAAATAAAGTTCATCACTTAAGAATTAAAATAAGTCCATCATATGTGAAGGAAATATAATCTTCACTTAAAAAGTATATAAAACCTTCACATAAAAATCAAAGTATTtcccctgcttgatgattatagtATTTCACATAGTTTAGAATTTTAAGCTCAATATTTTCCAGAGTTCTGTTTGAATACACAGGAAAATAGACTTGAGAACATTGCTGGTTCAATATACATTAGGATGAATCTAAAAGAGATGAATCAAACACAGGTGAATCAGTACAAATATGGCATGTATGAATGAAAACACTTTCTTATAAGAATTTAATAATACCtattaatatttcgaaaaaaatgcATATCTGAAACGTCAAGTATAGCCTTACTCAACCGAAgaaatgaatctaaaaaaaaaaaaaaaaaaaaaaaaaaaagttttcgaaacTTGACCAGAGCTTTGAAGATCTCATACAACTTTTGTCTCCACATGACATATTTCTAAATAACACAGAGTTGCGAATCATTACCTTAACCAAAGAAAAAATTCTATTAACTATTGGAAAACAAATGGTTTTCATTTACGATCAGAGCTGTCAAGGAAATTTACTGATAGCTTAAGGCTAAGGATATAATTCCTTAACTTTAAAAACAATTCACAAAACTTGTGCAATTAGTCTGAGTTACTGACAGGGCGGGAGAGGGGGAATGTCCAGGAGTCATGAGCACTAACTGCTTTAACTTGCTATTTTCGATTCAAATGTTTGTGGAAGGGAATATTTGCCGGAACTGGgaaaattggaaaattttaatgatatttttttataaaatgggCTATCTTCCCATGTAAGAAATTTGCCTTCTTTTTTAGAATTTTTGTTTAATCAACACTTTATTTTCCAGTTAAGATCTGAATAAACTAATATTTCGCTAATAATCCTCTTGAACCCGAATATCGAACATTGCAGGAAACTATTAAGATGGTCGATTCAGAGCAGAAGAGAATCAACGACATTTCGAATGTCGAAAGTTAGTTCGAAATTATCACAATGATAGATTTCCCAGATTTGCAATCTTCACGAAATATATTATCAAACTTTACTAAGATGACGCTTCCTTAAAGTCTATATGTAAAAGTTATATGATAACTTCCTTCTCGTAGTCACGATACCAGATAGGCCAAAACCTATCAATCAATCATATTCTTTTGTCTCTGTCAGTCTGTGCAATTGTACCTTTCATGCTCGCTCTTGTGCACTTGCTCGAAATAATACAAACTGTTGTTGGTACTCATATTTGTAATATATGCCACCAATTTCTTGGCTGTGTATCTAGACTTCTAAAGGTTACAAGGCAGGAATGCGTATCTAGTATCTAAATATCAATAGTCATAGCAAATGAAAAAATATCACATTCCATTAAACAAGAAAACATCAACCGTCTGCAGCTGAATTATAGTAACCTTGGAATAGCCTGTCTTCTACTTGTTCATCAGTTTTTACCTATTTATGACCATAGCGATAATTAATAGCTGATCATACATGTATATCAACGCCAGTTTgaggaaaatacaaaagaaattttcAAAGCAAAATGCAATGTTGTTGATGGTCTTTTGACTTGGTACCCTGCTATacgaaaataattcaaattttatattcaAACTTAGAGGTAAAACTATTATCGGCGTCTTGGAATACTCGTCCCTCCCTATGGAAAGGAAAGTGGAGAGGAATAATGACGTTCGGGACCCGTTCAATTTAGTCGGTTCATCCCTTCAATAATGATtcgaataaaagaaaactttagagAAGAAGACGGGGCTAAATTAGACTATCGAATGGATGTGAGGCATTTTAGCTTTCGATGGTTATAAGTCAGATGGGGTCCTTTTATCCCACATCTTGGACATTAGAGAACCTATCTCAAATAAACCAGGTACTTAGCTTGCAGAATTCAAGGTACAACAAGCTGAACCTTTCTAGCTTTGTCATGTGATGTGAAAGCCTGATGAGTGTGTGTAAAAAAACGGTCACACACGATCTGTTACCCCAAAGAGACATAAACAGAGCCCAGCAAATCAAACTGAGGATTTTCTTTGCCACAGGATCCTACAGTAATGATAGGGGTTCCCTACAACCCCTTATGATATTTCCACCTCTTGACTAGTGATTCAGCTCCAGGACCTGGCCTGGTGAGTCATAACAATGCACAAAGTCAGCTAGAGTAGCTGTTCTATGTCGGAGAAGTCATCATACTACATCGAATATCATCATTCTTTATAGTTAACTGCTTTAGTTTTCTATATATCTGTCTTTTTATGGCTTAGACATACAGTATAACCCACtcgcaataattatatatatatatatatatatatatatatatatatatatatatatatatatatatatatatatatatatataaatgtttatatatatatatatatatatatatatatatatataaatgtttatataaatgttatatatatatatatatatatatatatatatatatatatataaatgtttatatatatatatatatatatatatatatatatatatatatatatatatatatatatatatatatatatatatatatatatatgtgtgtgtgtgtgtgtgtgtgtgtgtgtgtgtgtatgtgtgtttgtgtaatttgtatgtgtttgtatgcacgTGTCTGTTTGcgcgtgtgcgcgcatgtgtgtgtgcacgtgtgtctgTGTTTTTCACTCGACAGTCATTGTTCCTGTTGATACTTTTCAGTCCTCAATATTGTTTTTTCTACAGTGATATTCTTCTGCTGTATATTTCTCTAAGTATCTGTCTCTTTTCATTCCTTTACATGTCTCTACTTCATCTGTGTTTGTTTCTCTAGATGTCTATTTTGACTCACTACTGGTTTACGTAAGAGTTTGAATCGTTTTaatatctatttctctatctatcttcTTATTGATGTTCCTTGTTTTTCTTGATAATTGTCCTTGCAAATCCATACTACGTTCGTGTCTACTTCAATTCAATGTGCTAAAGTATACGTAGACATAATTGCTTATATGACTGGATATACTCTAAACTACATATTGTAGTCACacgtcatgtttttgtttattaactTTCACATCAGCATCACATTGTTTGTGGCATCTCTTTGTAGTATTCTCTGATATTTCAAAGTTATCGATGGGTCAACATCACCCCTCCCGTGAAACGATCGATATCTCGACGAGAAGTCGCTGTGCAAGCGCAAATTGGAATGTATTCTTCAGAGAGAAATCTGTATCATTGTTCAGTTGTCTCTCAGAACCCTTAGTGAGCAGACGTATGCGGCAACCTGGTCTTCAGCAGTTGTTACCTTACCTTAGATCACCGTCATTTGGAAGAACTGTTaaactattatttaattttatgaagttatttttttttcattggattcGGATGAATATGTCCCAATAATGCCGAGAAACAAAGGTAATTTTAGTTAAGGAACCCAAAACAATAGAACCACATAATAACTTGTTGAGAATGTAATTACCGAAAATTCTTCGAGTTTGTGAAATATGTCAGatgaaatttgtaaataatttcaaGGTCATTAAAAAGGTTTTTTctgcatcagtatatatatatatatatatatatatatatatatatatatatatatatatatatatatatatatatatatatatatatatatatatatatatatatatatatatatatatatatatatatatatatatatatatatatatatatatatatatatatatatatatatatatgtatattcacacacacacacacacacatatatatatatatatatatatatatatatatatatatatata
Protein-coding regions in this window:
- the LOC137619778 gene encoding uncharacterized protein, with product MTTGNINGRWLKVLKWCVDVTEGAGATEVIGGHQFSERDMNQIISHMKAASFHPTLPPEIATDAAIYVAVIVIFYAAIIILLVGTNLHRLRLRRRNRPHHCHPLPVDTSASADVSLSIFSSSSTDNPGPVSTTVIREKNNWGEYEDAAVV